The following are encoded together in the Citrobacter arsenatis genome:
- the fbaA gene encoding class II fructose-bisphosphate aldolase, translated as MSKIFDFVKPGVITGDDVQKVFQVAKENNFALPAVNCVGTDSINAVLETAAKVKAPVIVQFSNGGASFIAGKGVKSDVPQGAAILGAISGAHHVHQMAEHYGVPVILHTDHCAKKLLPWIDGLLDAGEKHFAATGKPLFSSHMIDLSEESLEENIEICSKYLARMSKMGMTLEIELGCTGGEEDGVDNSHMDASALYTQPEDVDYAYTELSKISPRFTIAASFGNVHGVYKPGNVVLTPTILRDSQDYVSKKHNLPHNSLNFVFHGGSGSTAQEIKDSVSYGVVKMNIDTDTQWATWEGVLNYYKANEAYLQGQLGNPKGEDQPNKKYYDPRVWLRAGQATMITRLEQAFKELNAVDVL; from the coding sequence ATGTCTAAAATTTTTGATTTCGTAAAACCAGGCGTAATCACTGGTGATGACGTACAGAAAGTTTTCCAGGTAGCTAAAGAAAATAACTTTGCTCTGCCGGCAGTTAACTGCGTGGGCACCGACTCCATCAACGCCGTACTGGAAACCGCTGCAAAAGTTAAAGCGCCGGTAATCGTACAGTTCTCCAACGGTGGTGCTTCTTTCATCGCGGGTAAAGGCGTGAAGTCCGACGTTCCTCAGGGCGCTGCAATCCTGGGTGCTATCTCTGGTGCGCATCACGTTCACCAGATGGCTGAACACTACGGTGTTCCGGTTATCCTGCACACTGACCACTGCGCGAAGAAACTGCTGCCGTGGATCGACGGTCTGCTGGACGCGGGTGAAAAACACTTCGCAGCAACCGGCAAACCGCTGTTCTCTTCTCACATGATCGACCTGTCTGAAGAGTCTCTGGAAGAGAACATCGAAATCTGCTCCAAATACCTGGCGCGCATGTCCAAAATGGGCATGACCCTGGAAATCGAACTGGGTTGCACCGGTGGCGAAGAAGACGGTGTGGACAACAGCCACATGGACGCTTCTGCACTGTACACCCAGCCGGAAGACGTTGATTACGCATACACCGAGCTGAGCAAAATCAGCCCGCGTTTCACCATCGCAGCTTCCTTCGGTAACGTACACGGCGTTTACAAGCCGGGTAACGTTGTTCTGACCCCGACCATCCTGCGCGACTCTCAGGACTATGTTTCGAAGAAACATAACCTGCCGCACAACAGCCTGAACTTCGTCTTCCACGGCGGTTCCGGTTCTACTGCTCAGGAAATCAAAGACTCCGTAAGCTACGGCGTAGTGAAAATGAACATCGATACCGATACCCAATGGGCTACCTGGGAAGGCGTTCTGAACTACTACAAAGCAAACGAAGCTTACCTGCAGGGCCAGCTGGGCAACCCGAAAGGCGAAGATCAGCCGAACAAGAAATACTACGATCCGCGCGTATGGCTGCGTGCTGGTCAGGCAACCATGATCACCCGTCTGGAACAGGCTTTCAAAGAACTGAACGCGGTAGACGTTCTGTAA